One Purpureocillium takamizusanense chromosome 1, complete sequence genomic window carries:
- a CDS encoding uncharacterized protein (BUSCO:EOG09262TEV~EggNog:ENOG503NXE4~COG:S), with the protein MSSNTRASRSASRYSSPAHPPPHAAAAAGGLNGTLEAAGSKGPVNEGSRAFMARWLEPAVQARPSFEEAGLMRHGVLENMAPLGALPKPKRPSGETGGTVVRKIILRPSGSAANSSSPAITNNTTTTTTTTTGAAAAATGAPVTAATSTSTTSTAQDTSMPDAHRAQQKSPPTSPPPPASPVQVAPARRKSLPTAKVMEAEGDDDDEYDPKGENSRRRRSKRVSMPARKARRGSVIMAKTEAPVRSTPKKRPARVDPEDRALTDKVVEVAVDEALKHYRYPTAWALRTLYDERRDEAEFVAMVEDVFKQTADAETMQQFSRLMEEKKREGKRDNQGCYYFVPPTTNSRFTPHKPKPAPYAGLLRTSSSGDDSAEATPGGTAEPTAAAAAAAAATPGAGETRAAKKAKLSHASVDAVASASPAAAAATTPRKAGSDSKVGTVVVNVRTPRSSRSKRHARRESGSSISSLSSAMSLSSPEISAASLRGAAARAKTKIKMTKSTATTAGAGSHQRRAARHRDRDDEDDGDGDSNNNHRHRHHHHHGHNHNHNHNDEEEDGNDDVMQTSPSLKLRRGGGGAGGVAATTPGPAGPQSHHHADAPKSQPITTRGKTLASSKQHAVSNASESNSPTLPPHHRSSGRTRSHRTPAVDDASTMPGRLATSDAPELFPNLPVKAASSSAKAAKDPPMHGAEDADESFWDRRRDARRVTNGYTAHDSAVRGSREEALATPVRTTRKTRQSLAAAVTAPPSTRATRSASKRPAEDVVERTDSPAAFSWQGDGGSVLGSRAATPTLRPAKKQRTGLRVKSSPVKKKGGTAAGVPRSLGEANATLNNGAPKDSTSDNDEYCSACGNAGDVVCCDGCPRSFHFECVDMVPSEDLPDEWYCNECLIRRFPSRVPVHRGIFASALNHLEKSIPRAFSLPKRIQNRFEGVKAGADGDYEDVVANKTAKKRNGYDELPDFFKQREDGQAVLCHACQRPATEIRSIIPCSACPLYWHIDCLDPPLAVPPVLKAWRCPAHVDDILIEVPSLAPAHRFRKVKAAQAIAPALSRGLKNNGHIEIEWSEEPDDADDSGWPDAQSFGRTYKLAAKGVVLDFIEQ; encoded by the exons atgtcCTCCAACACGAGAGCATCgcggtcggcgtcgcggtaCTCGAGCCCTgcgcacccgccgccccacgccgctgctgctgccggggGTTTGAACGGgacgctcgaggcggccggctcCAAGGGGCCCGTGAATGagggctcgagggcctttATGGCTCGGTGGCTGGAGCCGGCGGtgcaggccaggccgagcTTCGAGGAGGCGGGATTGATGCGGCACGGAGTGCTGGAGAACATGGCACCCCTGGGCGCCCTGCCCAAGCCCAAGAGGCcgtcgggcgagacgggaGGCACCGTCGTCCGCAAAATCATTCTTCGCCCGTCCGGGTCCGCGGCCAACTCATCCTCGCctgccatcaccaacaataccaccactaccaccactaccaccaccggggctgctgctgctgctacggGCGCCCctgtcaccgccgccaccagtaccagcaccaccagcactGCACAAGACACCTCCATGCCAGACGCGCATCGGGCACAGCAGAAATCGCCGCCCACATCCCCACCCCCGCCAGCTTCCCCCGTGCAAGTTGCACCCGCACGCAGGAAGTCTTTACCCACCGCCAAAGTCATGgaagccgagggcgacgacgacgatgagtaCGACCCCAAGGGAGAGAACTCGCGCCGGAGGCGGTCCAAACGCGTTTCCATGCCCGCGAGAAAAGCTCGGCGAGGCtccgtcatcatggccaaaACGGAAGCCCCGGTGCGGAGCACCCCCAAGAAGCGCCCTGCCCGCGTGGACCCCGAGGACCGGGCCTTGACCGACAAAGTTGTCGAGGTggcggtggacgaggcgctcaagcATTATCGCTATCCTACGGCGTGGGCCCTGAGGACGCTCTACGACGAacggcgcgacgaggccgagttTGTGGCCATGGTAGAAGACGTGTTCAAGCAAACGGCGGACGCGGAGACGATGCAGCAATTTTCGCGCCTCatggaggagaagaagcgcgagGGAAAGCGGGACAATCAGGGCTGCTACTACTTTGTgcctcccaccaccaacagccgCTTCACTCCGCACAAGCCAAAACCTGCACCATACGCAGGGCTCCtgcgcaccagcagcagcggcgacgactcggcTGAGGCAACACcgggcggcaccgccgagccgacagcagcagcagcagcagcggcggcggcgacgccagggGCAGGCGAGACGCGGGCTGCCAAGAAGGCCAAATTGTCGCATGCcagcgtcgatgccgtcgcaagcgcctctcccgccgcagccgcggcgacgacgccccgcaaggcaggcagcgaCAGCAAGGTCGGCACCGTGGTGGTCAACGTGCGGACACCGCGATCGTCGCGCAGCAAGAGGCACGCGCGGCGGGAGTCGGGATCGAGCATCTCGTCGCTGTCTTCGGCCATGAGcctgtcgtcgcccgagattagcgcggcgagcctgcggggggcggcggcgagggccaagACCAAGATCAAGATGACcaagtcgacggcgacgacggcgggggcgggcagccatcAGCGCCGCGCGGCAAGGCATCGtgaccgcgacgacgaggacgacggcgacggcgacagcaacaacaaccatcgccatcgccaccaccaccaccatggtCACAATCACAATCACAACCacaacgacgaggaagaggacggcaacgacgatgTGATGCAAACCAGCCCATCGCTCAAGCTCCGtagggggggaggcggcgctggaggagTCGCTGCCACCACGCCGGGGCCTGCTGGGCCCCAGTCCCATCATCATGCGGATGCGCCAAAATCCCAGCCAATCACCACCCGCGGCAAAACACTCGCCTCCAGCAAGCAGCACGCCGTGTCCAACGCATCTGAATCAAACTCTCCCAcccttcctcctcatcatcgttCATCGGGCCGCACTCGTTCTCATcgcacgcccgccgtcgatgatgccAGCACTAtgcccggccgcctcgccacgTCGGACGCACCAGAGCTCTTCCCCAACCTGCCCGTCAAGGCCGCGTCCTCatcggccaaggcggccaaggatcCTCCTatgcacggcgccgaggacgcggacgagTCGTTCTGGGACAGGCGACGGGATGCACGCAGGGTCACCAACGGCTACACGGCCCACGACAGCGCCGTGAGGGGGtcgcgggaggaggcgctcgcgaCGCCGGTCCGGACCACGCGGAAGACGCGCCagtcgctcgccgccgccgtcacggcgccCCCGAGCACTCGCGCCACGCGATCGGCCAGCAAGCgcccggccgaggacgtcgtcgagagAACCGACTCTCCCGCGGCCTTTTCGTGGCAGGGCGACGGTGGATCTGTTCTGGGGTctcgcgccgcgacgcccacgctGCGCCCGGCCAAGAAGCAGCGGACGGGGCTACGCGTCAAGTCATC GCCAGTTAAGAAGAAGGGAGGCACGGCTGCGGGCGTCCCGAGGtcgctgggcgaggccaaCGCGACGCTCAACAACGGGGCGCCAAAGGACTCG ACTTCGGACAACGATGAGTACTGCTCGGCGTGCGGCAACGCTGGCGACGTCGTCTGCTGTGACGGCTGCCCGCGCTCGTTCCACTTCGAGTGTGTCGACATGGTGCCGTCCGAGGACCTGCCCGACGAGTGGTACTGCAACGAGTGCCTGATCCGTCGCTTCCCGTCGCGCGTCCCCGTTCACAGGGGTATCTTCGCCAGCGCCCTCAACCACCTTGAGAAGAGCATCCCGCGCGCCTTTAGCCTGCCCAAGCGCATCCAGAACCgcttcgagggcgtcaaggccggcgccgatggcgactACGAGGACGTGGTCGCCAACAAGACGGCAAA GAAGCGGAACGGCtacgacgagctgcccgatTTCTTCAAGCAACGTGAAGATGGCCAGGCCGTGCTGTGTCACGCCTGCCAGCGGCCCGCTACCGAGATTCGGTCAATCATCCCCTGCAGCGCCTGTCCGCTCTACTGGCACATTGACTGCCTGGACCCACCGCTGGCCGTTCCCCCCGTCTTGAAGGCGTGGCGCTGCCCGGCCCATGTCGATGATATCCTCATCGAGGTGCCCAGTCTCGCGCCGGCCCACCGCTtccgcaaggtcaaggctgCCCAGGCCATTGCGCCCGCCCTCAGCCGTGGCCTGAAGAACAATGGCCACATCGAAATCGAGTGGAGCGAGGAGcctgacgatgccgacgactcGGGCTGGCCCGATGCGCAGTCCTTTGGCCGCACATACAAgctggccgccaagggcgtcgtccttgacTTCATTGAGCAGTAA
- a CDS encoding uncharacterized protein (BUSCO:EOG09262TEV~EggNog:ENOG503NXE4~COG:S), with protein MSSNTRASRSASRYSSPAHPPPHAAAAAGGLNGTLEAAGSKGPVNEGSRAFMARWLEPAVQARPSFEEAGLMRHGVLENMAPLGALPKPKRPSGETGGTVVRKIILRPSGSAANSSSPAITNNTTTTTTTTTGAAAAATGAPVTAATSTSTTSTAQDTSMPDAHRAQQKSPPTSPPPPASPVQVAPARRKSLPTAKVMEAEGDDDDEYDPKGENSRRRRSKRVSMPARKARRGSVIMAKTEAPVRSTPKKRPARVDPEDRALTDKVVEVAVDEALKHYRYPTAWALRTLYDERRDEAEFVAMVEDVFKQTADAETMQQFSRLMEEKKREGKRDNQGCYYFVPPTTNSRFTPHKPKPAPYAGLLRTSSSGDDSAEATPGGTAEPTAAAAAAAAATPGAGETRAAKKAKLSHASVDAVASASPAAAAATTPRKAGSDSKVGTVVVNVRTPRSSRSKRHARRESGSSISSLSSAMSLSSPEISAASLRGAAARAKTKIKMTKSTATTAGAGSHQRRAARHRDRDDEDDGDGDSNNNHRHRHHHHHGHNHNHNHNDEEEDGNDDVMQTSPSLKLRRGGGGAGGVAATTPGPAGPQSHHHADAPKSQPITTRGKTLASSKQHAVSNASESNSPTLPPHHRSSGRTRSHRTPAVDDASTMPGRLATSDAPELFPNLPVKAASSSAKAAKDPPMHGAEDADESFWDRRRDARRVTNGYTAHDSAVRGSREEALATPVRTTRKTRQSLAAAVTAPPSTRATRSASKRPAEDVVERTDSPAAFSWQGDGGSVLGSRAATPTLRPAKKQRTGLRVKSSPVKKKGGTAAGVPRSLGEANATLNNGAPKDSTSDNDEYCSACGNAGDVVCCDGCPRSFHFECVDMVPSEDLPDEWYCNECLIRRFPSRVPVHRGIFASALNHLEKSIPRAFSLPKRIQNRFEGVKAGADGDYEDVVANKTAKKRNGYDELPDFFKQREDGQAVLCHACQRPATEIRSIIPCSACPLYWHIDCLDPPLAVPPVLKAWRCPAHVDDILIEVPSLAPAHRFRKVKAAQAIAPALSRGLKNNGHIEIEWSEEPDDADDSGWPDAQSFGRTYKLAAKGVVLDFIEQLRRRGAGYGSRRHESKRVPYPSPPTQQDPSCPLPGSALERKVEEMQVSLNLIGLQQKRSDGIGQLTSALLSAADPSVLSLMAKSNADNIASGHLTEDDKLGLRATLAQMEAMSARIRQVLGDEKPLLESSTGAADARTPISEPSGIRESSEKLEQLPLVTEPTPPSTIDHAEGSMDLD; from the exons atgtcCTCCAACACGAGAGCATCgcggtcggcgtcgcggtaCTCGAGCCCTgcgcacccgccgccccacgccgctgctgctgccggggGTTTGAACGGgacgctcgaggcggccggctcCAAGGGGCCCGTGAATGagggctcgagggcctttATGGCTCGGTGGCTGGAGCCGGCGGtgcaggccaggccgagcTTCGAGGAGGCGGGATTGATGCGGCACGGAGTGCTGGAGAACATGGCACCCCTGGGCGCCCTGCCCAAGCCCAAGAGGCcgtcgggcgagacgggaGGCACCGTCGTCCGCAAAATCATTCTTCGCCCGTCCGGGTCCGCGGCCAACTCATCCTCGCctgccatcaccaacaataccaccactaccaccactaccaccaccggggctgctgctgctgctacggGCGCCCctgtcaccgccgccaccagtaccagcaccaccagcactGCACAAGACACCTCCATGCCAGACGCGCATCGGGCACAGCAGAAATCGCCGCCCACATCCCCACCCCCGCCAGCTTCCCCCGTGCAAGTTGCACCCGCACGCAGGAAGTCTTTACCCACCGCCAAAGTCATGgaagccgagggcgacgacgacgatgagtaCGACCCCAAGGGAGAGAACTCGCGCCGGAGGCGGTCCAAACGCGTTTCCATGCCCGCGAGAAAAGCTCGGCGAGGCtccgtcatcatggccaaaACGGAAGCCCCGGTGCGGAGCACCCCCAAGAAGCGCCCTGCCCGCGTGGACCCCGAGGACCGGGCCTTGACCGACAAAGTTGTCGAGGTggcggtggacgaggcgctcaagcATTATCGCTATCCTACGGCGTGGGCCCTGAGGACGCTCTACGACGAacggcgcgacgaggccgagttTGTGGCCATGGTAGAAGACGTGTTCAAGCAAACGGCGGACGCGGAGACGATGCAGCAATTTTCGCGCCTCatggaggagaagaagcgcgagGGAAAGCGGGACAATCAGGGCTGCTACTACTTTGTgcctcccaccaccaacagccgCTTCACTCCGCACAAGCCAAAACCTGCACCATACGCAGGGCTCCtgcgcaccagcagcagcggcgacgactcggcTGAGGCAACACcgggcggcaccgccgagccgacagcagcagcagcagcagcggcggcggcgacgccagggGCAGGCGAGACGCGGGCTGCCAAGAAGGCCAAATTGTCGCATGCcagcgtcgatgccgtcgcaagcgcctctcccgccgcagccgcggcgacgacgccccgcaaggcaggcagcgaCAGCAAGGTCGGCACCGTGGTGGTCAACGTGCGGACACCGCGATCGTCGCGCAGCAAGAGGCACGCGCGGCGGGAGTCGGGATCGAGCATCTCGTCGCTGTCTTCGGCCATGAGcctgtcgtcgcccgagattagcgcggcgagcctgcggggggcggcggcgagggccaagACCAAGATCAAGATGACcaagtcgacggcgacgacggcgggggcgggcagccatcAGCGCCGCGCGGCAAGGCATCGtgaccgcgacgacgaggacgacggcgacggcgacagcaacaacaaccatcgccatcgccaccaccaccaccatggtCACAATCACAATCACAACCacaacgacgaggaagaggacggcaacgacgatgTGATGCAAACCAGCCCATCGCTCAAGCTCCGtagggggggaggcggcgctggaggagTCGCTGCCACCACGCCGGGGCCTGCTGGGCCCCAGTCCCATCATCATGCGGATGCGCCAAAATCCCAGCCAATCACCACCCGCGGCAAAACACTCGCCTCCAGCAAGCAGCACGCCGTGTCCAACGCATCTGAATCAAACTCTCCCAcccttcctcctcatcatcgttCATCGGGCCGCACTCGTTCTCATcgcacgcccgccgtcgatgatgccAGCACTAtgcccggccgcctcgccacgTCGGACGCACCAGAGCTCTTCCCCAACCTGCCCGTCAAGGCCGCGTCCTCatcggccaaggcggccaaggatcCTCCTatgcacggcgccgaggacgcggacgagTCGTTCTGGGACAGGCGACGGGATGCACGCAGGGTCACCAACGGCTACACGGCCCACGACAGCGCCGTGAGGGGGtcgcgggaggaggcgctcgcgaCGCCGGTCCGGACCACGCGGAAGACGCGCCagtcgctcgccgccgccgtcacggcgccCCCGAGCACTCGCGCCACGCGATCGGCCAGCAAGCgcccggccgaggacgtcgtcgagagAACCGACTCTCCCGCGGCCTTTTCGTGGCAGGGCGACGGTGGATCTGTTCTGGGGTctcgcgccgcgacgcccacgctGCGCCCGGCCAAGAAGCAGCGGACGGGGCTACGCGTCAAGTCATC GCCAGTTAAGAAGAAGGGAGGCACGGCTGCGGGCGTCCCGAGGtcgctgggcgaggccaaCGCGACGCTCAACAACGGGGCGCCAAAGGACTCG ACTTCGGACAACGATGAGTACTGCTCGGCGTGCGGCAACGCTGGCGACGTCGTCTGCTGTGACGGCTGCCCGCGCTCGTTCCACTTCGAGTGTGTCGACATGGTGCCGTCCGAGGACCTGCCCGACGAGTGGTACTGCAACGAGTGCCTGATCCGTCGCTTCCCGTCGCGCGTCCCCGTTCACAGGGGTATCTTCGCCAGCGCCCTCAACCACCTTGAGAAGAGCATCCCGCGCGCCTTTAGCCTGCCCAAGCGCATCCAGAACCgcttcgagggcgtcaaggccggcgccgatggcgactACGAGGACGTGGTCGCCAACAAGACGGCAAA GAAGCGGAACGGCtacgacgagctgcccgatTTCTTCAAGCAACGTGAAGATGGCCAGGCCGTGCTGTGTCACGCCTGCCAGCGGCCCGCTACCGAGATTCGGTCAATCATCCCCTGCAGCGCCTGTCCGCTCTACTGGCACATTGACTGCCTGGACCCACCGCTGGCCGTTCCCCCCGTCTTGAAGGCGTGGCGCTGCCCGGCCCATGTCGATGATATCCTCATCGAGGTGCCCAGTCTCGCGCCGGCCCACCGCTtccgcaaggtcaaggctgCCCAGGCCATTGCGCCCGCCCTCAGCCGTGGCCTGAAGAACAATGGCCACATCGAAATCGAGTGGAGCGAGGAGcctgacgatgccgacgactcGGGCTGGCCCGATGCGCAGTCCTTTGGCCGCACATACAAgctggccgccaagggcgtcgtccttgacTTCATTGAGCA GCTTCGACGTCGGGGCGCCGGATATGGATCCAGACGGCACGAATCGAAGCGCGTGCCGTATCCGTCTCCGCCGACACAGCAAGACCCGTCGTGTCCCCTTCCTGGCTCTGCCCTCGAgcgcaaggtcgaggagatgCAGGTGTCTCTCAATCTGATTGGCCTCCAGCAGAAGCGGTCTGATGGCATCGGCCAGCTCACCTCTGCTCTCTTG TCTGCTGCCGACCCGAGTGTCCTGTCTCTGATGGCCAAGAGCAACGCGGACAACATCGCCTCTGGTCATCTGACGGAAGATGACAAGCTAGGCCTGCGCGCCACGCTTGCGCAGATGGAGGCGATGAGTGCCCGCATACGACAAGTCTTGGGCGACGAGAAACCGCTCCTGGAAAGCTCGACCGGAGCCGCCGATGCGCGCACTCCCATTTCGGAACCTTCGGGCATCCGCGAATCTTCGGAGAAGCTGGAGCAGCTCCCCCTCGTCACCGAGCCTACTCCTCCGTCTACAATTGATCATGCGGAAGGCTCCATGGACCTCGACTGA
- the SNF5 gene encoding SWI/SNF chromatin-remodeling complex subunit (BUSCO:EOG0926115P~EggNog:ENOG503NVVX~COG:B~COG:K) — protein MATTQPSTSTTPATGPATASATASPVDDNNNDGNGGSGSSSSASAINTNINANAVATANSNNSSSSSSNNNANDDNGNGSGAKNSPPKSGAPAADAIPVRTKESFNQLMVERYTTRDALAAAALGQQLQQTKKSSQEAREKIQEYRMLRNEYKAWFPPSRLFGEGYNGFANGYTENQMQPPQSRIVYPSQKPRPGRRTTPAFKYARKDMLKQAEQHEELVPVRLEVEWDKVKLRDTFTWNLHERILHVELFAAQLVEDMGLKQPAAQPVYEQIVQQMREQLNDFYPFAFSEEDALDPELPYSAYKNDEMRILVKLNITIGQHTLVDQFEWEINNPANSPEEFAAGMARDLSLSGEFTTAIAHCIREQSQLFTKSLYSVGHPFDGRPVEDSDLVAAFLQTPLPVVFRPQQQAKDYAPYIYELNEADLERNETIFSREQRRQKRSINRRGGPQLPDLRERQRTIRTLIVSSVLPGAALDVEESRLYKKAAGVARKRTARDGELSESEESEDSSPDSPAPSQLAGGTARTRGMRGAASAAQQRMANLGRSETPETSAVLHHHETRTSRRFREETEEPLHLWVTLKLAKDKLRRLLRGDYRDLRTSSQPQTPSSTPHARAASASSVPKSKPTPTPAPQTAGTYPPGQIGRLPAPPPVPGQSPPAGPPPPEWLVSALKQLEKQYPNGDKFEAIMKYSYLDPVTELPIQGQPLPEGVKYAWLPRIRCLDCQTKLYTPGPDMTAQKFETHLKFSSHREKVNQRLAAQKSGSSSSDAGASGS, from the exons atggccaccacccagccatccacgtcgacgacgcccgcgacgggcccggcgacggccagcgcgacggcatcgcccgtcgacgacaacaacaacgacggcaacggcggcagcggcagcagcagcagcgccagcgccatcAACACCAATATCAAtgccaacgccgtcgccaccgccaacagcaataacagcagcagcagcagcagcaacaacaacgcgAATGAtgacaacggcaacggcagcggcgcgaaGAACAGCCCTCCGAAATccggcgcccccgccgccgatgccataCCCGTGCGCACAAAAGAGTCGTTCAACCAGCTGATGGTGGAGCGCTACACGacgcgcgacgccctcgccgccgcggccctcggtCAACAGTTGCAGCAGACCAAAAAGTCGTCGCAAGAGGCGCGTGAGAAGATACAAGAGTATCGCATGCTGCGCAACGAGTACAAGGCGTGGTTTCCTCCGAGCAGGCTTTTTGGCGAGGGCTACAACGGCTTCGCCAACGGATACACGGAGAACCAGATGCAGCCCCCGCAGTCGCGGATCGTCTACCCGTCACAGAAGCcccgacctggccgccgaACGACACCCGCTTTCAAGTACGCGCGCAAGGACATGCTCAAGCAGGCCGAGCAACACGAGGAGTTGGTTCCGGTGCGGCTCGAGGTCGAGTGGGACAAGGTCAAGCTACGCGACACCTTCACGTGGAATCTTCACGAGCGCATACTGCACGTCGAGCTCTTCGCCGCtcagcttgtcgaggacaTGGGACTGAAGCAGCCTGCTGCGCAACCAGTCTACGAGCAGATTGTCCAGCAAATGCGCGAGCAGCTCAACGACTTCTACCCGTTCGCCTTTTCCGAGGAGGACGCGCTTGATCCCGAGCTGCCATACTCGGCGTACAAGAATGACGAGATGCGCATCCTGGTCAAGCTCAACATCACAATCGGCCAGCACACGCTGGTAGACCAGTTCGAGTGGGAGATCAACAACCCGGCAAACTCCCCAGAGGAGTTCGCAGCCGGCATGGCTCGTGACCTCTCGCTTAGTGGCGAGTTCACCACAGCCATTGCCCACTGCATCCGCGAGCAGTCGCAGCTCTTCACCAAGAGCCTCTACAGCGTGGGACATCCCTTTGACGGACGGCCAGTCGAGGACTCGGATCTCGTGGCCGCGTTCCTGCAGACTCCCCTTCCCGTTGTGTTtcggccgcagcagcaagccaAGGACTACGCGCCGTACATTTACGAGCTTAACGAAGCCGACCTTGAGCGCAACGAGACCATCTTTTCGCGGGAACAGCGACGTCAGAAGAGGTCCATCAACCGGAGAGGCGGTCCCCAGCTTCCCGATCTTCGAGAGCGGCAACGGACGATCCGGACGCTCATCGTTTCGTCTGtgctgcccggcgcggcccttGACGTTGAGGAGAGCAGGCTCTacaagaaggcggcgggcgtggccaGGAAGCGGacggcccgcgacggcgagctgtccgagtcggaggagagcgaggacTCGAGCCCAGACTCCCCTGCGCCGTCACAACTCGCCGGTGGCACCGCCAGGACGAGGGGCATGCGCGGAGCCGCATCCGCGGCCCAGCAGAGGATGGCCAACCTGGGCCGCTCGGAAACGCCCGAGACGAGCGCCGTGTTACACCATCACgagacgaggacgtcgcGTCGCTTCagggaggagacggaggagccGTTGCACCTCTGGGTGACGCTGAAGCTCGCCAAGGACAAATTACGACGCCTGCTGAGGGGCGACTACCGCGACCTGAGAACGTCGTCACAACCGCagacgccatcgtcgacgccgcacgcgcgcgcggccagcGCATCAAGCGTGCCAAAGTCGAAGCCCACGCCCACACCCGCTCCCCAGACCGCTGGCACTTACCCTCCGGGTCAGATTGGTCGcctccccgcccctccccccgtcccTGGACAGTCACCCCCTGCCGGA ccgccgccgccggaatGGCTTGTATCCGCGCTGAAGCAGCTTGAGAAGCAGTACCCCAACGGCGACAAGTTTGAGGCCATCATGAAGTACTCGTATCTCGATCCCGTGACGGAGCTGCCTATCCAGGGCCAGCCACtgcccgagggcgtcaagTACGCGTGGCTGCCACGCATCCGGTGCCTGGACTGCCAGACCAAGCTATACACGCCGGGGCCCGACATGACGGCGCAAAAGTTTGAGACGCACCTCAAGTTCTCGAGCCACAGAGAAAAGGTCAACCAGAGGCTGGCCGCGCAAAAGAGtggcagcagtagcagcgaCGCCGGGGCGTCCGGCTCATAG
- a CDS encoding Methionyl aminopeptidase (COG:J~MEROPS:MER0005497~EggNog:ENOG503NXK3), whose protein sequence is MSEEKDVVDYSLNNPDTLTKYKTAGQISEKVLAAVSKLCVPGEKIVDICQKGDKLIEEEIAKVYRGKKINKGFSHPTTVSPASYITPYTPLTSDESEASIEIQPGEPIKIQLGAQIDGFGAIACDTILAQPKDKADEVVSGRPADLILATHYANELLLRLMVPPGLLAQGTDEEKAKAAAQKAPTQARITSLLEKVCEAYDCHLVESTTSWLFDRNEIEGAKKIVLAPAEGTKGEGVPELQEVWGVEMGVSLGSGKVKTLDQRATLHRRTTQTYGLKRPTSRKILSEVQKKFGTFPFSLRQLEDERDAKSGVVECVRGNVFRQYELVGDKDNAPVARLLTTIAITKNGITKLGGPPTLDVSKFKTDKKITDEEVLKILEQPLARNTGKKKSKGKKKKSAKKTAARAEESDDDSDDSE, encoded by the exons ATGTCGGAGGAAAAGGATGTCGTCG ATTACTCCCTTAACAACCCTGATACCCTGACCAAGTACAAGACTGCCGGCCAGATCTCCGAAAaggtccttgccgccgtaTCCAAGCTCTGCGTCCCCGGCGAGAAGATTGTCGACATCTGCCAGAAGGGTGACAAGCTCATTGAGGAGGAGATTGCCAAGGTCTACCGCGGCAAGAAGATCAACAAGG GCTTCTCCCACCCTACAACCGTCTCGCCTGCCTCGTACATCACCCCCTACACCCCCCTCACCTCGGATGAGAGCGAGGCCTCCATCGAGATCCAACCCGGGGAGCCCATCAAGATCCAGCTGGGAGCTCAAATTGACGGGTTCGGTGCCATTGCCTGCGACACCATCCTTGCCCagcccaaggacaaggccgacgaggtcgtctccggccgccccgccgaCCTGATTCTCGCTACCCACTATGCCAACGAGCTCCTGCTGCGGTTGATGGTCCCTCCGGGTCTCCTGGCCCAGGGCACCGACGAGgaaaaggccaaggccgccgctcAAAAGGCCCCGACTCAGGCCAGGATTACCAGCCTTCTCGAGAAGGTTTGCGAGGCCTATGACTGTCACCTCGTCGAGAGCACCACTTCATGGCTCTTTGACCGCAACGAAATCGAGGGCGCCAAGAAGATCGTCCTCGCGCCTGCCGAGGGCAccaagggcgagggcgttcCTGAGCTGCAGGAGGTCTGGGGTGTCGAGATGGGTGTCAGTCTGGGCTCTGGCAAGGTCAAGACGCTGGATCAGCGCGCCACGCTGCACCGCCGGACGACGCAGACGTACGGCCTGAAGCGCCCCACCTCGCGCAAGATCCTCTCCGAGGTTCAGAAGAAGTTTGGCACCTTCCCCTTCAGCTTGAGGCAGCTTGAGGATGAGCGCGATGCCAAGtctggcgtcgtcgagtgcGTCCGCGGCAACGTCTTCCGCCAGTACGAGCTggtcggcgacaaggacaacGCCCCTGTCGCCAGGCTGCTCACCACCATTG CCATCACCAAGAACGGCATCACCAAGCTCGGCGGACCTCCAACGCTGGATGTGAGCAAGTTCAAGACGGACAAGAAGATCACGGATGAGGAGGTTCTCAAGATCCTTGAGCAGCCCCTGGCCAGAAAcacgggcaagaagaagagcaagggcaagaagaagaagtccGCCAAGAAGACGGCTGCTCGTGCCGAGGAGTCGGACGATGACTCGGACGATAGCGAGTaa